One part of the Fusibacter sp. A1 genome encodes these proteins:
- a CDS encoding V-type ATP synthase subunit F, with the protein MKTLLITNASDTRVGMRLAGIEAVMVTSGEETLVRLKEAIENPQVGLVLLTDGIVDSCYEEVMALKLVEKDTMILTIPDPGQPFKDHIAQYVRESIGIKF; encoded by the coding sequence ATGAAAACGCTGCTTATCACTAACGCATCCGACACCAGGGTGGGTATGCGCCTTGCCGGCATTGAGGCTGTTATGGTGACCTCTGGGGAGGAGACGCTTGTTCGCCTTAAAGAGGCTATCGAAAATCCGCAAGTGGGGCTTGTGCTCTTGACAGACGGGATTGTCGACAGCTGCTATGAAGAGGTAATGGCGCTAAAGCTTGTTGAGAAGGACACGATGATCCTGACGATACCTGATCCTGGGCAACCCTTTAAAGACCATATCGCTCAGTATGTGCGTGAGTCGATCGGCATAAAATTCTAA
- a CDS encoding copper amine oxidase N-terminal domain-containing protein codes for MFKKVISIIIAILLLQSAVFASSNTSTKNLTIVFDGSVVTFDLPAKLIDGEPMIPMREFFEVLGARVDWYGETRHIAAYRSNMYVKLQIGNSTAYRNGKSYALTHAPVILNSRTYLPAKFIAMSFDITYEFDSAQNKIILNTRERARFSYKNDIFFTAVDIDDYNMTISIPYGWKLLEDNTYGILDDYDDYKIAIKRYANIEKFTEEQYKNRYKQALIDTYGTKVVFSYDSTFAADDNTFSAFGYFLNDNKLQRFYDVYILEIDGEFYIFEGSYGVTTDETYIRDIYHTILDQMQLNAKTVESINEHYIEYPPFMIYGIHLDNEFTSNQEVTSKFQIKGSIKEHQSILKLYAVITKGDQRTSFNIPVNKTGEFDSFLYTPFGIGKHNIQLFAKTTDQTKDSLLLQFSAINLSSKVTRYLIPSLYAQSNTVEATSLTSFLTNQTTSSYLRAQAIYNYILTDVKLEAETLESLENIRTSNDVIIKHLATPLEANILLATLLRASDIPAKVYMGQIGTKTYYFVEAQINGIWTVLDPVTEKKATENPKLTEQVSGAPASPYTSFDQYFYINTTQYKNLMDGLQVLPY; via the coding sequence ATGTTCAAAAAAGTTATTTCAATCATCATTGCAATTTTACTGCTGCAAAGCGCTGTTTTTGCCAGCTCCAATACTTCGACCAAAAACCTAACGATCGTCTTCGACGGTTCGGTGGTCACTTTCGACCTTCCTGCAAAACTCATCGACGGCGAGCCGATGATCCCCATGCGCGAGTTTTTCGAAGTCCTCGGCGCAAGGGTGGACTGGTACGGTGAAACAAGGCATATCGCAGCCTATAGAAGCAACATGTACGTCAAACTGCAAATAGGAAACAGCACCGCCTACCGAAACGGAAAATCCTATGCCCTTACGCACGCTCCAGTCATTCTCAACAGCCGCACCTACCTGCCGGCAAAGTTCATCGCGATGTCATTCGACATCACCTACGAGTTCGACTCAGCGCAGAACAAGATCATCCTTAACACCCGAGAAAGGGCACGCTTCAGCTATAAGAACGATATCTTCTTTACAGCGGTCGACATCGACGACTACAATATGACCATCTCCATCCCCTATGGGTGGAAACTGCTTGAAGACAACACCTACGGCATCTTGGACGACTACGACGATTACAAGATCGCGATCAAACGTTATGCCAATATCGAGAAATTTACAGAAGAACAGTACAAGAACAGATACAAACAGGCGCTCATCGATACCTATGGTACCAAGGTCGTCTTCAGCTACGATTCGACCTTTGCAGCGGACGACAACACCTTCAGCGCTTTCGGGTATTTTCTCAACGACAACAAGCTCCAAAGGTTCTATGACGTATATATCCTCGAAATAGACGGTGAATTCTACATCTTCGAAGGCAGCTACGGTGTGACAACCGACGAAACCTATATCCGGGATATCTATCATACCATCCTGGACCAGATGCAGCTCAACGCGAAAACAGTCGAAAGCATCAACGAGCACTATATCGAGTATCCGCCTTTTATGATCTATGGCATCCACCTAGACAACGAGTTCACCTCAAACCAGGAGGTGACCAGCAAATTCCAAATCAAAGGCTCGATCAAAGAGCATCAGTCGATCCTAAAGCTCTATGCCGTCATCACAAAAGGCGACCAGCGTACGTCGTTCAATATTCCAGTCAACAAAACCGGTGAGTTCGACAGCTTCCTGTATACGCCCTTTGGCATAGGCAAACACAATATCCAGTTGTTCGCCAAGACCACGGACCAGACGAAGGATTCGCTGCTGCTTCAGTTCAGCGCGATCAACCTCTCGTCCAAAGTGACCAGATACCTGATTCCTTCGCTCTACGCACAGAGCAATACCGTTGAAGCGACCTCTCTGACAAGCTTCCTCACAAACCAGACGACCAGCAGCTATCTGAGAGCCCAGGCGATCTACAACTACATCCTCACCGATGTGAAGCTTGAAGCTGAAACACTGGAGAGTCTCGAGAACATCCGAACCTCCAATGATGTGATTATCAAACACCTGGCGACGCCGCTTGAGGCAAACATCCTGCTTGCGACACTCTTAAGGGCTTCTGACATACCGGCGAAAGTCTATATGGGCCAGATCGGCACAAAGACCTACTACTTCGTCGAAGCGCAGATCAACGGAATTTGGACGGTCCTGGATCCTGTGACTGAAAAGAAGGCCACTGAGAATCCAAAACTAACAGAGCAGGTAAGCGGTGCCCCGGCATCGCCTTATACCTCCTTCGACCAGTATTTTTACATCAACACCACTCAGTACAAAAACCTGATGGACGGCTTGCAAGTGCTGCCCTATTGA
- a CDS encoding 3-keto-5-aminohexanoate cleavage protein produces the protein MSKLIITAALTGAEVTKEIQPSLPVSPDEIAQAAYECYLAGASIVHVHARDHEGNPTQDFAVYKEIKEKIEAKCDIIVQPSTGGATWHTPEQRLQPVELAPEMATLSAGTCNFGPEVFMNTEENIELFALKMKEMGVKPEIEVFERGMITNALKLVKKGVLESPLHFDFVLGVPGACPGEPEDLMHMIRTIPVGSTWTVAGIGRYETPLALMAIAMGGHVRVGFEDNIYYNKGELATSNAQLVERVARIARDAGRAVATPDEARAILGIKKR, from the coding sequence ATGAGTAAATTGATTATTACTGCGGCTCTCACTGGTGCCGAGGTGACAAAGGAAATACAACCTAGTCTACCTGTATCGCCAGACGAGATCGCACAGGCGGCATACGAGTGCTATTTGGCGGGGGCGTCAATCGTACATGTGCATGCAAGAGACCACGAAGGAAATCCTACGCAGGATTTTGCCGTGTACAAGGAAATCAAAGAGAAAATCGAAGCGAAATGCGACATCATCGTCCAGCCTTCGACAGGTGGTGCGACTTGGCATACTCCAGAGCAGAGATTGCAACCAGTTGAGCTTGCTCCTGAGATGGCGACCTTGAGTGCTGGAACTTGCAACTTCGGACCTGAAGTCTTTATGAACACCGAAGAGAATATCGAACTGTTCGCACTTAAGATGAAAGAGATGGGTGTTAAGCCTGAGATTGAAGTGTTTGAAAGAGGAATGATCACAAACGCCCTCAAGCTCGTGAAAAAAGGCGTTTTGGAGTCACCACTGCACTTTGATTTTGTACTGGGTGTACCTGGCGCTTGTCCGGGAGAGCCTGAAGACCTCATGCACATGATCAGGACGATTCCTGTGGGATCGACGTGGACGGTCGCTGGAATAGGAAGATACGAGACTCCGCTTGCACTGATGGCGATTGCCATGGGCGGACATGTCAGAGTCGGATTTGAAGATAACATCTATTACAACAAGGGTGAGCTTGCGACGTCTAACGCGCAGCTTGTCGAACGTGTCGCAAGGATCGCAAGAGACGCGGGAAGAGCTGTCGCCACTCCGGATGAGGCTAGAGCGATCTTGGGAATCAAGAAAAGATAA
- a CDS encoding ATP synthase subunit C, producing the protein MRLILIAAMFVVGLTVLLGFYYIKKEDLNARKQMRKYLRVNLMVYVPLMLVAIMILVPQIVYAADDAAGSSTDKGIGLIAAALSTGMATIGAGYAVGAVGSSALGAVSEDPKILGKTLIFVGLAEGIAIYGLIISILILGQL; encoded by the coding sequence ATGAGATTGATTTTGATAGCTGCGATGTTCGTAGTCGGGCTGACAGTTTTGTTAGGCTTTTACTACATCAAAAAAGAAGATTTGAACGCAAGAAAACAGATGAGGAAGTACCTGCGTGTGAACCTTATGGTCTATGTGCCGCTCATGCTTGTCGCCATCATGATTCTGGTGCCGCAGATCGTCTATGCGGCGGATGATGCGGCCGGTTCTTCTACAGATAAGGGAATCGGACTGATCGCTGCGGCGCTTTCGACTGGCATGGCGACCATCGGTGCGGGATATGCCGTGGGTGCCGTTGGTTCATCCGCCCTTGGAGCGGTGAGCGAGGATCCTAAGATTTTGGGTAAGACGCTTATTTTTGTGGGACTTGCTGAAGGTATCGCGATTTACGGTCTGATCATTTCGATTCTGATACTCGGACAGTTATAG
- the rpmE gene encoding 50S ribosomal protein L31, whose amino-acid sequence MKKDIHPNYNTIEVHCACGNNFETKSTKKEIRIEICSECHPFFTGTVKQVERGGRAEKFKSKYNL is encoded by the coding sequence ATGAAAAAGGACATCCATCCTAATTACAACACAATCGAAGTGCACTGCGCATGTGGTAACAACTTCGAAACAAAATCTACTAAAAAAGAGATCAGAATCGAAATTTGTTCTGAGTGTCATCCTTTCTTCACTGGTACAGTTAAGCAAGTGGAACGTGGCGGTAGAGCAGAAAAATTCAAATCGAAATACAATCTTTAG
- a CDS encoding V-type ATP synthase subunit D — protein sequence MKPVATKANLIKSKNMLSFSQRGFELLDKKRNVLIREMMELMGHAKNIEAEIATLYSQAYRALEYVNITMGTDAVIDIARAIPKERDFEVRLKSVMGVELPQIIYKEQKVEASYGFFRSNPSLDIAVSSFNKVKYLSYELAQAENAIFKLAMEIKKTQKRANSLEKIQIPKFREYVKSITNELEEKEREDFFRLKRVKSKQKR from the coding sequence ATGAAACCAGTAGCGACAAAGGCAAATCTAATAAAATCTAAAAACATGCTTAGCTTTTCGCAGCGTGGATTCGAACTGCTCGATAAGAAAAGGAATGTGCTCATCAGGGAAATGATGGAGCTTATGGGGCATGCGAAAAACATCGAGGCCGAAATAGCGACGCTTTATTCACAAGCTTACAGGGCCCTTGAGTATGTGAACATCACCATGGGGACGGATGCCGTCATAGACATCGCCCGAGCGATCCCGAAAGAGCGCGATTTTGAAGTCAGGCTCAAGAGCGTGATGGGGGTGGAACTGCCCCAGATTATCTACAAGGAACAGAAGGTGGAGGCGTCATACGGGTTTTTCAGATCGAATCCTTCGCTTGATATCGCAGTAAGCTCCTTTAACAAGGTGAAATACCTTAGCTATGAGCTGGCGCAAGCGGAGAATGCGATCTTTAAGCTGGCGATGGAAATCAAGAAAACACAGAAAAGGGCGAATTCGCTTGAAAAGATTCAAATTCCTAAATTCAGGGAATATGTCAAGAGCATCACAAACGAACTGGAAGAGAAGGAGCGCGAGGACTTTTTTAGGCTTAAACGCGTGAAGAGCAAGCAAAAGCGTTAA
- the rho gene encoding transcription termination factor Rho has translation MKREALETLKLSDLREIAKSAGIKSVMKYKKSELIDLLFEIDQKKTLEEVQSPASEAAVPVEEADDLEALSADEDDFEQPAIDPAADPVPTPKRTQKSDFNSRSNQEVEGVLEIMDQGFGFLRFKNFLSSDEDVYVSPSQIRKFNLRTGDKVFGTVRPSKAGEKFRALLKVQTVNSISPSKASWRKNFDDLTPLYPDERLKLESSSTDLAMRIIDLIAPIGKGQRGMIVAPPKAGKTILLQKIAKSITTRYPEAEVIVLLIDERPEEVTEMKRSIDADVIYSTFDELPSHHIKVAEMVLERAKGLVEMGKDVVILLDSITRLARAYNLTIPSSGRTLSGGLDPAALHKPKRFLGAARNIEEGGSLTILATALVETGSRMDDVIFEEFKGTGNMELILSRKLSEKRVFPAIDINKSGTRREELLLDQKEMEIIWNVRRALANASVQDVTEYMIKEMMATKTNDEFVEKMRGRSFIENKR, from the coding sequence ATGAAAAGAGAAGCACTTGAAACGCTTAAGTTATCTGACCTTAGAGAAATCGCTAAGTCGGCTGGCATTAAGTCTGTCATGAAGTACAAAAAATCGGAGCTTATCGACCTCTTGTTCGAGATCGACCAGAAGAAGACGCTTGAAGAAGTGCAAAGTCCCGCGAGTGAAGCGGCTGTGCCGGTTGAAGAAGCGGACGACCTTGAGGCGCTTTCTGCCGACGAGGACGACTTTGAGCAGCCTGCGATCGATCCTGCTGCGGACCCGGTGCCCACTCCCAAGAGAACACAAAAATCGGACTTTAATTCGAGAAGCAACCAGGAAGTCGAGGGTGTTCTTGAAATCATGGACCAGGGATTCGGTTTTTTGAGGTTTAAGAACTTCTTATCAAGTGATGAGGACGTGTACGTGTCGCCATCGCAGATTAGAAAATTCAACCTGAGAACCGGAGACAAGGTTTTTGGTACGGTCAGGCCTTCTAAGGCCGGCGAGAAGTTTAGGGCGCTATTGAAAGTACAGACTGTGAACAGCATTTCGCCAAGCAAGGCGAGCTGGAGAAAGAACTTTGACGACCTGACTCCGCTCTATCCCGATGAGCGTCTAAAACTGGAAAGCTCCTCTACGGATCTTGCCATGCGTATCATCGACCTGATCGCCCCAATCGGAAAGGGCCAGCGTGGAATGATCGTCGCTCCCCCAAAAGCTGGTAAAACGATCTTGCTTCAAAAGATTGCAAAAAGCATCACAACCAGATATCCTGAAGCGGAAGTCATCGTGTTATTGATTGACGAGCGTCCTGAGGAAGTTACTGAAATGAAGCGGTCGATTGACGCGGATGTGATCTATTCTACATTTGATGAACTCCCTTCCCATCATATCAAGGTAGCCGAAATGGTCCTTGAACGGGCAAAGGGACTTGTGGAGATGGGAAAAGACGTAGTGATACTCCTTGATTCGATCACAAGGCTTGCAAGAGCCTACAACCTGACGATTCCTTCAAGCGGGCGTACCCTATCAGGTGGACTAGACCCTGCGGCGCTCCATAAGCCCAAAAGGTTCTTGGGTGCTGCTAGAAACATCGAAGAAGGCGGAAGCCTTACGATTTTGGCGACAGCCCTTGTGGAAACGGGGAGCAGAATGGACGATGTCATCTTTGAGGAATTCAAAGGGACGGGCAACATGGAGCTTATATTGTCCCGTAAACTTTCTGAAAAACGCGTATTCCCTGCCATTGACATCAATAAGTCGGGTACAAGAAGAGAAGAACTGCTGCTCGACCAAAAGGAAATGGAAATCATCTGGAACGTCAGACGCGCCCTTGCCAACGCTTCTGTGCAGGATGTCACCGAGTATATGATCAAAGAGATGATGGCGACAAAGACCAACGACGAATTTGTAGAAAAAATGAGGGGCAGATCCTTTATCGAAAATAAACGATAA
- a CDS encoding V-type ATP synthase subunit B yields the protein MKREYLNLHSIEGPLIVLSGISNASYGEIVNIVDAKGNPRKGKVIKLDGDKVVAQVFEGTMGLSTIDTTVSFTGRPFEIGLSKYILGRTFSGIGEPIDGGGKVFAKATYNISGRVMNPIARRYPRNFVQTGISSIDTLATLIRGQKLPIFSGNGLPHNELAAQIARQAKISDKEDVPFAIVFAAIGVKHDDAAFFRKTFEESGTLSSVVMFQNLADDPIVERISTPRCALTAAEYLAFEEGYHVLVIMTDLTSYCEALREIASAREEVPSRKGYPGYLYSDLASLYERAGMIKNKVGSITFLPILTMPNDDITHPIPDLTGYITEGQIVLSRELANDGVYPPVNVLPSLSRLMKDGIGEGYTSADHPDVANQLFSLYSRVQDIRGLAQIIGENDLSEMDRKYMEFGRAFESDFVVQKYDENRSITESLKLSWRLMSMLPKSELTRLSEELINRHYVG from the coding sequence ATGAAAAGAGAATACTTGAACCTACACAGCATAGAAGGTCCCCTTATTGTACTGTCGGGGATCTCAAATGCCAGTTACGGCGAGATTGTGAATATTGTTGATGCTAAAGGAAATCCGCGCAAGGGCAAGGTGATCAAACTTGACGGAGACAAAGTGGTCGCCCAGGTCTTTGAAGGAACGATGGGACTTTCCACGATAGATACGACGGTCAGCTTTACCGGGCGCCCCTTTGAGATAGGGCTCTCCAAGTACATACTAGGTAGAACCTTCAGCGGCATCGGAGAACCCATCGACGGCGGTGGAAAGGTGTTTGCAAAGGCCACCTACAACATCAGCGGGAGGGTGATGAACCCAATCGCAAGAAGATACCCGAGAAACTTTGTACAGACTGGTATCTCATCGATCGACACACTTGCGACCCTGATCAGAGGGCAGAAGCTGCCGATTTTTTCTGGTAACGGGCTTCCGCATAACGAGCTGGCGGCTCAAATCGCAAGGCAGGCAAAAATTAGCGACAAGGAGGATGTTCCTTTCGCCATCGTCTTTGCCGCGATCGGTGTCAAACATGACGATGCCGCCTTCTTTAGAAAAACGTTCGAAGAGTCGGGGACGCTGTCTAGCGTGGTGATGTTTCAAAACCTTGCCGACGACCCGATCGTTGAGAGGATATCGACGCCAAGGTGCGCGCTGACAGCCGCCGAGTATTTGGCCTTTGAAGAAGGCTACCATGTGCTTGTGATCATGACGGATCTGACAAGCTACTGCGAAGCGCTAAGGGAGATAGCTTCTGCAAGAGAAGAGGTGCCCTCGAGAAAAGGATACCCGGGGTATCTGTATTCGGATCTGGCGTCGCTTTATGAACGTGCCGGCATGATCAAAAACAAAGTTGGCTCGATCACTTTTTTACCCATACTGACCATGCCAAACGACGACATCACCCATCCGATACCGGATTTGACAGGGTATATCACTGAAGGCCAGATCGTCTTGTCAAGAGAACTTGCCAACGACGGGGTTTATCCTCCTGTGAACGTGCTGCCGAGCCTTTCTAGACTGATGAAGGACGGCATCGGCGAAGGATACACGAGCGCCGACCATCCCGATGTGGCCAACCAGTTGTTTTCGCTGTATTCACGTGTGCAGGACATCAGGGGTCTTGCGCAGATTATCGGGGAGAACGACCTGTCTGAGATGGACCGAAAATATATGGAGTTCGGCAGGGCGTTTGAATCTGACTTTGTTGTGCAGAAATACGATGAGAACAGAAGTATCACAGAAAGTCTTAAGTTGTCATGGCGACTGATGAGCATGCTTCCTAAATCCGAACTCACCAGACTTAGCGAGGAACTGATCAATAGGCATTATGTAGGATGA